One region of Gossypium raimondii isolate GPD5lz chromosome 6, ASM2569854v1, whole genome shotgun sequence genomic DNA includes:
- the LOC105771845 gene encoding uncharacterized protein LOC105771845 produces the protein MKVSPVQCVLKKSGITVVSNEKDELIPTRIPTGWLAGRAYYCFLNILGTIKLLFHRRIKRKQLSSVPLILEVFMDDFSVYGNDFNHYAYNLDKKDKDSRDIEECMRRIDSLVEDDFIVGQEAPTIEDEVDVGEEEVRVVVVNKKVEEENTEKESANNIFNASEIVGATADNLE, from the exons atgaag GTAAGTCCAGTGCAATGCGTTCTtaaaaagagtggcatcactGTGGTTAGCAACgaaaaagatgaattaattcctacacgCATTCCTACAGGATG GCTTGCTGGAAGAGCCTATTATTGCTTCTTGAATATTctgggtacaatcaaattgctattTCACCGGAGGATCAAGAGAAAACAACTTTCATCTGTCCCTTTG ATTCtagaggtttttatggatgatttctcagttTATGGGAATGATTTTAATCATTATGCttacaatttggataaa AAAGACAAGGATTCAAGGGACATTGAGGAATGTATGCGACGGATTGATAGCCTGGTCGAGGATGACTTCATTGTTGGTCAAGAGGCACCTACTATTGAAGATGAAGTTGATGTGGGAGAGGAGGAAGTCCGTGTTGTAGTTGTGAACAAGAAGGTCGAGGAAGAAAATACTGAGAAAGAATCTGCTAATAACATTTTCAATGCATCTGAGATTGTGGGTGCAACTGCTGATAATCTAGAGTGA